The genomic DNA AACAACAATCCAGCACTACCGGCAACTCATTATCGACAAGCTAAAACAGACCGCACCATTTAGTGATCTCGAACAACATATTGTGCTTGAAAAACAGTTTACGCCTGTGGATTTCAAAGAACAGTTCGGCGCATATAACGGTGCTACCTTTGGGTTAAGACCGACCTTAAAGCAAAGTAACTATTACCGGCCCCATAATAAATTTGACTATGCCGACCACCTTTATTTCTGCGGCAGCAGTACACACCCCGGCGCTGGTGTTCCAATCGTCATGCAAAGCGCTAAATTAGCCGTTGAGGAGTTGATTAAAGATGATCCAGACCAACCTTAAGTTCGAACAACACCGTGCCGATTTTGATTACTGTCAATCAATTACAAAACAGTCCTCGAATGCATTTTATACCGCTTTTTCAAAATTACCACAGACCCGCGCATGGAGCATTTACGCCGTCTATGCCTTTTGCCGAACAGCGGATGATCTCGTTGATATTCACCACGATATCGCAGGTCTGGTAGCGCTACGGCGATCTCTAACTGACTTTGCCGCTGGCCACATTCCTAATCACCCAATGTGGCGCGCCCTAGCAGTTGTATTTGAGACTTACGATATGAATATCGATGCCTTTTTCGACATGCTTAGCGGTCAAGAACAAGACGCCAACTTTACACAACCGACAACGCAACGAGAACTAGAACGCTATTGTTATTACGTTGCTGGCTCAGTTGGCTTAATGATTCTGCCAATGCTGGCTACTAATCATCAAACCATTACTCAACCAGCTATCCACTTAGGAATCGCCATGCAATTAACGAATATATTGCGAGATATTGGTGAAGATTACCAACATGGCCGCATTTATTTGCCAACTGAATGTCTGCATCATTATCAGCTCCAATCGACAGCTCTAGGGGCACATACTCCTTCCACACACTTTATTGAGCTCTGGGAACATGAAGCACAAATTGCAATGACTAATTATGAATCAGCCTTAACCATGCTGCCGACCATCGATCCCGTCGCTCGGCCATCACTGCTGGCAGCAACGGCCCTTTACCGTGAGTTATTGATAGTTGCTCGTGAACAACAATACCCGGTATTAACACAACGAGTATTCCTAACCACCAACCGAAAAACGCAGGTGCTTCAACAAGTTGCTACCACCATTCAAGCATTAACGATCCACTGATACGCCCCATTCGAAACTAAAATGGTGGTGACAATGGCACATAGTCGTATCGCAATATTGACCACCCACAAGCAATTTTCTGCCTTTTTCTGGACCATGCAGGCGATTTAGTTACCTTTTAACGGTCAAACTACTATACTAAACATATAGTGACTGGACATCTCCTTCAGCCACTTGAACCTTTTTCATTTACTCCTCCAAAGTTAATGAAAAACAAGCTCGCTGGGGATGCCACCTAGCGACCAGTGCAATTCATAGGTCATCGCCCGCCGCGATGGCCTTTTATATTGTCGTGATAAATATTTTCATATTACTTTCAATCGGCGTATCATATTTATGAGAGACTAGGAGTGATATTGAATGAATAGAACACGCATGCTGGCCGGGATTGGTACCCCAGTGGCCATCTTTTCAACTGCCTTATTAGCGAGTGAAAAACTCTATGATTTCGCTTTCAAACGCGTTGATTACGTTCCCGAAACTTCCGCGGATAAGCAAAAATACGCTGATGCCTATTACGCTTATGTCGATTGGCTACATCGGCAGCCCGTACAACAATGGCAATTGAACGTCAATGATGCCGATAACCACCTTGTCGCCCAGTATGTACCGGCCAAAACAGCTAGTGAGCGAACCGTCATTATTTCCCATGGCTACAAGGGTGATGGCGAAACTATGGCTAACTACGCTTACATGTTCCATCAGATGGGTTACAATGTCTTACTTCCTGATGACCGCGGTCACGGTCAAAGCGCTGGTAAATATATTAGTTTTGGCTGGCAAGATCGTCGTGATTATCTTGGCTGGATCGACAAAGTCATCCGTCTTAACGGCGTCCACACTGAAATCATCTTATTTGGCGTCAGCATGGGCGGTGCCACCGTTGAAATGGTCAGCGGCGAACATTTGCCAAACCAAGTTAAGGCAATTATTGCCGACTGTGGTTATACCAGTGTCGAAGAAGAGCTCGCTTACTTATTAAAGCGCCAATTTCACCTACCAAAGTACCCCTTCGTACCGATGGTCAGTTTTATTAATCGTCATCGCATGGGGTATTATCTGAGTGATGTCAGCTCAGTTGAGCAACTCAGGCGCAACCACCGGCCAATCTTTTTCATTCACGGTGAACAGGATATCTACGTCCCCAGTTGGATGCTAAAAAAGAATTACCAAGCAGCTAATGAACCTAAACAAATGTGGCAAGTTCCCAACGCCACTCACGCTGAGAGTTTTTGGATCGATCCCGCTGAATATCAAAACCATATTACAGCATTTTTAGATCACTACGTTCCACACAATTAAACTAATGCAAATCGAAAGTGAGGCAAAGGGTGGTTAAAGGGTGGTTTGCTTGCGAACAACCTTTTGGCGCACGTTTCGACAATATTGACAAAAAAATTGTGCTCGGCTTCTTGAGAAAATACTCAAGAAGCCGAGCACAAATAGTTTTGTTCAGACCCTTGTTTGGTTATCTTAACGGTCAATCTAGTTACTAACTTTATGAGCAACTAATAATCCGTGCTAACCGATCCGCCATCCGTTCAAGATTGGCTGGTCCTTGCGCCATTGCCTGATCTAAAGTCATGACCTGATCGACAATCGGTAATACGGCCGTGACACCTTGCTTAGCAAACGTTTCGTTAGTCCCTTTTTGCCGACCAACTAATAAATAACACGGTTTGCCGGCCGTCTGCGCTAATTGACTGAGCTGTATCGGTACTTTCCCCATAAAACTCTGATCATCCACTTGCCCTTCACCAGAAATAACCAAGTCCGCTTGGGCCACCTTCGTCTTAAGCTGGCTCATTGCAGCCAGTAGTTGAAATCCAGATTGAACTTGGGCGTGTAAAAAGTAGCGCAAAGCAAAACCAATCCCACCAGCGGCCCCATCGCCTTCATGAGCACTTACCGTACCACTTGCGACCGTCATATAATGCGCCAAGGCGCGATCGTGAGTCTGAACGTGATCTGCCGGTAAGCCCTTTTGTGGGCCAAAAATCTTCGCCGCTCCATTCGGCCCTGTTAACGGATTGGTTACGTCCGCCGCACTAATAAATGTCACTCCCGCTAATTGTGGCAAGATATCCTGATCATCAATCCGGGTGATGCGACTTAAATCGGCGCCAGTCATGTCTAATTCCTGACCATCGGCCGCCATAAATCGATACCCGAGGGCCCGCAGTATCCCAGCACCACCGTCAACTGTGCCGCTACCACCTAACCCCAGAATAATTTTACGCGCCCCGCGCTCAATCGCATCCTTGATCAGCATCCCCGTTCCATAAGTATTCGTTACCAACGGGGTTAACGTCGGCGTTACGAACTGAATTCCTGAAGCCGCCGCAACTTCGATCACAGCTATCTTTTCGGCAGCAAAGTAACCGTACATGGCCGTTAATGGTCGTTGTGCCAGATCCACCGTTGACGCTGTGATAGCTTGACCACCAGCATGATTGGCTAACCACGCTGCCACTGTCCCCTCACCACCATCCGCGATGGCTACTTGGGTTGTTGTGATTCCATGAGCTGCGAACCGTTTAGCCACTAGCTGGTTCGCTTGGATGCTAGTGATGGAATTTTTAAATGAATCAATCGCGATTAAAGCGTGCATGTTAACGTCTCCTTATCGACATAATTACTTTTAGTATAGTCATTACGGGTCGTGCCAGCAATTCATATCAGTTGTCAGACTTCATAAAACTCGTTAAGCTTAAGTTATCAAAACTTTAATGGAGGCTGATAAATCATGACAGACAAGTATGATTACGATGTATTATACATTGGTGCGGGCCACGCTACGTTTGATGGGGCTGCGCCGCTCGCTAAAACTGGTGTCCGGGTCGGTGTTATTGAAAGTGATCTAATTGGGGGCACCTGCCCCAACCGCGGGTGTAACGCCAAAATCACCCTTGATGAACCCGTTAAATTAACGCGAGAAGCAGCACGCCTCAATGATATTTTAAGTAGTGCTCCGACCATTAATTGGACGGCCAACGTGGCCCATAAACAAGAGATTATTGATCCCTTACCAACAGGCCTAAAAGCCCGCTTGGAAGATGGTGGCGCAACGATCATCCATGGTCACGCCACGTTCAAGGACACTCACACCGTTGTCATTGATGATCAGCAAACCATTACTGCCGAAAAGATCGTCATTGCGACCGGTCTAAAGCCCCATCGACTGGATATTCCAGGTACCAAACTTGCCCATGACAGTAGTGACTTTATGAATCTCAAGCAGCTGCCACAAAACATCGTGATTATTGGGGCTGGCTATATTGGTATGGAATTCGCTACCATCGCTAATGCAACCGGTGCCAAGGTGACGGTCATGTTACATGGCGACCAGGCCCTCCGTGATTTTTACCAACCATTCGTTGCACAAGTGGTTGCCGATTTAACCGAACGTGGGGTAACCTTCATCAAAAATGCCAACGTACAAGCATTTACCCAGCAGGACAACCAGCTCCAAGTTAGCTATGGTGACCACCAGCAATTGACCACCGATTGGATCTTAGACGCGACTGGTCGGATTCCAAACTTAGATGGTTTAGGCTTAGACCGGATTGGCGTCAAATATGACCGCCACGGCGTTTCTGTCAACGACCACTTGCAAACCAACGTTCCTAACATCTATGCAGCCGGTGATGTCCTTGCCAATGACTTGCCAAAGGTCACACCAGCAGCCTACTTTGAGTCCAAATACTTGATGCGCTTATTCTCCGGCCAAACCAACGACCCGATTGATTATCCAGTAATTCCATCGGTCGTCTTCACTTCGCCACGAATTGCGCAAGCTGGCATGAAAATACCAGCTGCTGAAAAGGCCGGTTTAACCGTCAGTGATAACGACTTAGCTGATTACTGGTATTATCAAGTCTCCAAGGAACCAATTGCCGCTAGCAAACAAGTCCATGATCAGAATGGTCATCTCGTTGGCGTAACTGAAATCAGTGACCAAGCTGAAGATGCCGTCAACGCATTACTTCCGGCCATTGAATACCAGTTAGACCGTGAACAGATCGAACGCCTAATTGGCATTTTCCCAACTATCGGCTACGCAGCTTGGCACCGGGCTTAAACTATAAAATACCACTGTGCCCGACGCTTGATTAATCCTTACTAATAACTGCCGCCAATGAGCAAGATTCATTGGCGGCTCTTTTTATGTCCGTTTCATTACTTTAAAAACCAACTCGAGAGTGCGCGTCAAGCACACTGACCGTGCTATAATTGCGCTTAGCTTAACAATTGAAAGGTTGGCCCTGACAATGGATATGGACGCTCAAAAATTATTTACCTTAGTAGACGCTGCTTATAATCAACCGATTACCAATCAACCATCCGATTCCTACCGCCAAGCGTTACTGGCAGCTGCCATCGACCTGAATAACAACGTTTCGCCACAGCAAGTAACCATCAAGCTATATCAAGCCTATTATCGTAACTATATGGTACCAATGACCCTACCACGCCAGCATCGTGACCTCTACCAATACGTGCATACCCAATTACAGTGCCTCACGCGCACAGAACAGCGCAATATGGCACTTGGTTATGGTCTGATTGCGACGCACCTAACATTTGGCCCCTTAAACTGAGCTTAAAAGAACTTCTTTAACAAACTACCGTCAAGATACTCACACGCCTTCCGATCAAGACGGTATTCAAATGGCAGATATGGACGTACTCAACCTTTAATTGGCTGATCATTATTTGACATATAAAGCGCGTTCTAGCAATTGGCACCCCGCCCCCCTGGAGGTCGGACTAGGATGCGCATTGCCGACGACCAATAATCCATCTGTTTGGCACGTTTTAAATCAGACTTCATGCCAAATTAACTAGTACAATATATCATTACATTTGATTGAATCCTAAAATTCAGAAAAACAAATAATCCGTAAAGCATCACAATTAAAAGCCCCAGCGATTACTCATCGCTGGGGCTTCATCATTTCTAAATTAATCGTCTAATCCTAATCGCTTGAAAATATCGTCAACATGGCGCAGATGGTAATGATAATCAAACGCATCATCAATGGCGGCTTGATCCAAATGCTCACGGATTTCGGCATTACCTTCAACGAGCGGCTTAAATTGCAACTGTTCATCCCACGACTTAGCTGTCAGTGGCTGAACGAGGTCATAAGCACTTTCACGTGACATCCCCGTATCAATCAATTTAAGCAAGACACGCTGACTATAAATCAACCCGTAAGTCGCATCCATGTTTTGCTTCATCCGTTCTGGGAACACCGTCAGGGTCTTAATAATCTTATTGATCCGAGTTAAGATGTAATCCACTAAAATCGTGGTGTCTGGTAAGATGATTCGTTCCGCAGAAGAATGGGAGATGTCCCGTTCATGCCACAATGGCACATCCTCATAAGCCGTCATCATGTGCCCCCGGATGACCCGCGCTAGCCCCGTGACATTTTCAGAACCGATGGGATTTCGTTTATGCGGCATTGCTGACGAACCCTTCTGCCCCTTATTGAAGAATTCTTCCACTTCATGAGTTTCAGATTTTTGCAACCCACGAATTTCGGTTGCAAATACTTCAACGCTGGTAGCAATCAAGGCCAAACTAGCAATGTATTCTGCATGTAAATCACGTGGCAAGACTTGCGTCGAAATTTCTTGTGCCCGTAACCCGAGCTGCTTGCAGACAAATTCTTCAACAAATGGTGGAATATTCGCAAACGTTCCAACAGCACCACTGATCTTGCCAGCTTCAACCCCTGCCGCTGCGTGTTCAAAACGTTCAATATCCCGATTAATTTCAGAATACCACCGGGCAATCTTCAATCCAAACGTGGTTGGTTCAGCGTGGACGCCGTGTGTCCGGCCCATTTCCACCGTATATTTATACTTTTTCGCTTGTTGTGCTAGTGTCGCCCGTAAATCTTGTAAGTCTTGGCGAATAATCGCATTGGCCTGCTTCAACCGGTAGCCTTGCGCCGTATCGACAACATCAGTACTCGTTAAACCATAGTGGACCCACTTACGTTCTGCGCCTAATGATTCAGACACGTCGCGCGTAAAGGCAACTACATCATGATGCGTCACGGCTTCGATCTCCGCGATCCGATCAACATCAAACTTGGCATTCTCTCGAATTTTAGCAACATCACTTGCCGGAATCTTTCCCAATTCAGCCCAAGCCTCATCTGCGGCAATTTCCACTTCTAACCATGCTTGATACTGATTTTCTAGCGACCATACTTTGCCCATCTCGGGACGCGTATAACGATCAATCATTGCTAATCCTCATTTCTATATAGGTATTCACCAACAAAACACGAACATTATTATAGCACACCGGCCTATCGATTAATAGTGACGAATAATGAAAAACAGCAGTGTTTTTTCAGCTAATTTCCATTTAAAACAATTATCAGCATCATTCATTCGGCTAATTATGAACAATTTAATAACCGTAAAACAAGAACATTCGGTTTTACGGTTGCGTTTTCGGTTTAAAATTGCTATACTCATTTCTGTTGGAGTGGTGAACGTTTAACTACTCTTTAGGATTAATTATTCATAATTAAACTATTTAATGAGGTGGAAGAATATGGCATCAGTCGTAGTAGTAGGTAGCCAGTGGGGCGATGAAGGTAAAGGAAAGATCACGGACTTTTTGAGTCAGGAAGCAGATGTGGTATCACGTTACCAAGGCGGCGATAATGCCGGCCACACCATCGTATTTAATGGGCAAACTTTCAAATTACGGCTGATTCCATCAGGGATTTTCTTCCATGATAAGCTAGCCGTCATTGGAAATGGCGTTGTCTTAAATCCCAAGTCATTAGTTGAAGAATTACAATACTTGCGGGATAACGGCGTCAACCCGGATAACCTCCGCATTTCTAATCGGGCCCATGTTATCTTGCCTTACCACATCACGCTAGATGGTGCTCAAGAAAAAGCCAAAGCTGGCGGTAAGATTGGAACGACTAATAAAGGAATCGGCCCGGCTTACATGGATAAGGCGGAACGAATCGGAATTCGCGTAGCCGATCTGCTTGATAAGGACACTTTTGCGGCCTTACTCAAACGCAACTTAGCTGAAAAGAACCAAATCATTACCAAGCTTTATGATTTAGAACCACTTAAATTTGAAGATATTTTTGATGACTATTACGCCTATGGTCAGACCTTGAAACCATTCGTGACCGATACTTCCGTTGTCATTAATGACGCGCTAGATAACGGTCAACGCGTGCTATTCGAAGGTGCTCAAGGTGTTATGTTGGATATTGACCAAGGGACTTACCCTTACGTTACTTCATCTAACCCGGTTGCCGGTGGCGTTACTATTGGGAGCGGCGTTGGCCCATCTAAGATCGACAACTGTGTTGGGGTCTTAAAAGCCTACACTTCCCGCGTTGGTGACGGTCCATTCCCAACTGAACTCTTTGACGAAGTCGGTGATTTCATTCGTGAAACGGCTCATGAATACGGGACCGTTACTAAACGTCCTCGGCGGATTGGTTGGTTCGATAGCGTTGTATTACGACACGCCAAACGGGTCTCTGGGTTTACTCATCTCAGTTTGAACTGCTTAGACGTCTTAACGGGCTTAAAGACCATCAAGGTATGTACCGCTTACGACTTAAACGGCGAAACCATCTATCACTACCCTGCTAGCCTTAAAGAACTAGAAGCTTGCAAACCTATCTACGAAGAACTTCCTGGCTGGGACGAAGACATCACTGGCGTTAAAACCTTTGAGGAGCTACCAACTAACGCTCAGAACTACTTGCGTAAATTGGAGACACTTGTTGGCGTTAAAATTGCCACTTTCTCCGTTGGTCCCGATCGCGAACAAACGAACGTTATCGATCACGATATTTGGGGCTAATTACATCACACACTGTGAATTAACTTAAAGGAGTTTTGTATCATGGGCATGGAAATTTTTGATTACGAAGACATTCAACTAATTCCGAACAAGTGTGTCATTAATAGCCGTTCGGAAGCTGACACGACTGTAGAACTGGGTGGCCGCCGCTTCAAAATTCCGGTGGTACCTGCTAATATGGCGACCGTTATCAATGACGACATTGCCAAGTGGCTCGCTTCTAACGACTACTTCTACATCATGCATCGTTTTGCTCCAGAGACTCGGCGAGCCTTTATCGAGACGATGCACGCTGCTCAATTGTATGCATCAATTTCGGTCGGCGTCAAAGCTAGTGAATACGATTTTATCAACGATCTGGCCGTTAATCAGATTGTACCTGAATACATCACGATTGATATTGCACATGGTCATGCTGACAGTGTCATTGCAATGATCAAGCACATCAAAGACGTCCTTCCAGATAGTTTTGTAATTGCCGGAAATGTGGCCACACCAGCCGCGGTGCGTGACCTTGAGAACGCTGGCGCTGATGCAACCAAAGTTGGCGTTGGTCCAGGTAAAGCTTGCATTACTAAGGTCAAGACCGGCTTTGGGACTGGCGGCTGGCAATTAGCTGCTGTCCGGTGGTGTGCTAAGGCCGCTCGCAAACCAATCATCGCAGATGGTGGCGTGCGGACCAACGGCGACATCGCCAAGTCGATCCGCTTCGGTGCTACCATGGTCATGATTGGTTCAATGTTAGCCGGACACCAAGAATCACCCGGTAACATTTTGAAGATTGATGGTAAAACTTATAAGCAATACTACGGTTCCGCCAGTGAAACCCAAAAAGGTGAACATAAAAACGTGGAGGGCAAGCAAATGCTCGTCCCTTACCGTGGTCGCTTAGTCGATACCTTGAATGAAATGCAAGAAGACTTACAATCATCCATCTCGTATTCAGGCGGCCGGGATTTGAAGGCCATCACCAAGTGCGACTACGTGGTAGTTAAGAACTCGATTTATAATGGGGACTAATTAAGCCTTGATAACACTAAACCACCTTGCTAGCAGTTTTTGCTTGTCAAGGTGGTTTTTATTTAACCATGACATCTCTTCACCCTGACATCAGCAATGAAAGCGATTATAATAAAACTAAATCACTAATCGAGGTAATCACATCATGGAACACAATCGGGTCTTACGATTAGAACATGGCATTAATTTCCGGGAACTGGGTGGCTATGAAAATACCGCTGGTCAGACAATCAAATGGCAAAAACTGCTGCGTTGCGGCGGTATGTCACTACTCACCAACCGCGATCTTACCTACTTAGATGACTACGGTCTCCGTTACGACATTGATCTACGCCAAGCCAATGAAGCTGAGATGTCCCCAGACCGCTATCCTAAGCGCACTAAGTATCTCAATACATCCGTCTATCCATTTACCGACAATCGCCGGTTTGATCGGCGTTTAAAACGGCTCATCAAACGGATGGTCGTCGACGATTCGTTCAATGCCCAAACATACGCACAAATGGTCACGGACAGCCACGCCGTGAAAGTCTGGCAAAACTTGTTTGCGACCCTACTTGCTAATGACCAGCCCGACCAGTCGGTACTCTTTCACTGTGCTGCTGGTAAAGATCGCACGGGCGTGGCAGGAGCCCTTATCATGACCGCCTTGGACGTCCCCCGCGAGACGATTATGCAGGACTACCTACTCACCAACGCCGTCTTCATGGCTGCAGACAGCATGGACACCGCTACGATCATTACAAAGGCCAATGCTGGTGACCTTGCCAGTCAATTCAACGTTGCTATGGCCGTTGAAGCCGACAATATGAAAATGGTCTTTCGGGTTTTCGACGACCTCTACGGCAATGGTATTGGTTATTTACGAGAAGTGCTTGGGTTATCCGTAGCGGATATTAATAATTTGCGCCAATTGTACTTGAACGACTAGGGAACACTAAAAAAACTGATTTTGAAAGTCAATAACTTTTCAAAATCAGTTTTTTTAGCCTCATCTATTCAATTGTTTGATTATAAAATTGGTGATAACAGCCGTGAAAATGTCTGTTTGAACTTCAGCCAGAATGACTGATTCTTAAAGTCTTGAACGGTAATCAAACTACTGATTTTTTGATCTTCTAAGAAAATCCGTTCCAACTCTTGTGCTAAATCAGCATCGTATAAAAAGGCGTTCACTTCGAAGTTCAACTTAAAGCTCCGGAAATCCAAGTTAGCGGAACCAACCGAAGCCACCTGACCATCAATCACGATGGTCTTAGCATGAATAAAGCCATTATTATAATAATAGATTTTCACACCAGCATCTGCCAGTTCCCGAGCATAGTACTGGGTTGCCCGGTAAACAAAGGCATGGTCGGGTTTATCCGGCACCATGATGCGGACATCGACTCCTGACATCGCTGCAATTTTAATTGCGTCGAGTACGGAATCATCCGGGATTAAATATGGTGACTGAATCCATAAGCGGTGTTGGGCCGTCATAATCATTTTAATATAGCCCAACTTAATCTGTTGCGCATCACTGTCAGGGCCGCTCGAGACGATTTGTAACGACGTATTACCTTTAACGCGAATAACTGGGAACATGTTAACGTCTGGTACGATGCGGTGTTCCGCATCAGTGGCGTTCCAGTCCCGAATGAAACGTTCCTGTAATTCGAAAACCCCTGAACCAACGATTCGTAAGTGCGTATCGCGCCAGTAGCCGAACTTCTTACTGCGCCCAAGGTACTGGTCACCAACGTTAAAACCACCGACGTAACCAACCCGACCATCCGTTACTACGATCTTACGGTGATCACGGAAGTTTAGTCGGAAGTCCAAAATCGCCGAATGGGCCCCCAAGAATGGTCGGGCATGCCCACCGAGCTCTTCCAAGTGCTTGAAGAAACTGCGGAACGTGCCCATCGACCCCCACGGATCATAGAGCACACGAACGTCAACACCTTGAGCGGCTTTACGCTCTAATAAGTGTAATAAGTCATTACCGATTTGGTCATTATAAAAAGTATAATATTCGATATGAATATGATTCTTAGCCGCTTCAATAT from Lactiplantibacillus paraplantarum includes the following:
- a CDS encoding alpha/beta hydrolase, which translates into the protein MNRTRMLAGIGTPVAIFSTALLASEKLYDFAFKRVDYVPETSADKQKYADAYYAYVDWLHRQPVQQWQLNVNDADNHLVAQYVPAKTASERTVIISHGYKGDGETMANYAYMFHQMGYNVLLPDDRGHGQSAGKYISFGWQDRRDYLGWIDKVIRLNGVHTEIILFGVSMGGATVEMVSGEHLPNQVKAIIADCGYTSVEEELAYLLKRQFHLPKYPFVPMVSFINRHRMGYYLSDVSSVEQLRRNHRPIFFIHGEQDIYVPSWMLKKNYQAANEPKQMWQVPNATHAESFWIDPAEYQNHITAFLDHYVPHN
- a CDS encoding tyrosine-protein phosphatase, producing MEHNRVLRLEHGINFRELGGYENTAGQTIKWQKLLRCGGMSLLTNRDLTYLDDYGLRYDIDLRQANEAEMSPDRYPKRTKYLNTSVYPFTDNRRFDRRLKRLIKRMVVDDSFNAQTYAQMVTDSHAVKVWQNLFATLLANDQPDQSVLFHCAAGKDRTGVAGALIMTALDVPRETIMQDYLLTNAVFMAADSMDTATIITKANAGDLASQFNVAMAVEADNMKMVFRVFDDLYGNGIGYLREVLGLSVADINNLRQLYLND
- a CDS encoding adenylosuccinate synthase, encoding MASVVVVGSQWGDEGKGKITDFLSQEADVVSRYQGGDNAGHTIVFNGQTFKLRLIPSGIFFHDKLAVIGNGVVLNPKSLVEELQYLRDNGVNPDNLRISNRAHVILPYHITLDGAQEKAKAGGKIGTTNKGIGPAYMDKAERIGIRVADLLDKDTFAALLKRNLAEKNQIITKLYDLEPLKFEDIFDDYYAYGQTLKPFVTDTSVVINDALDNGQRVLFEGAQGVMLDIDQGTYPYVTSSNPVAGGVTIGSGVGPSKIDNCVGVLKAYTSRVGDGPFPTELFDEVGDFIRETAHEYGTVTKRPRRIGWFDSVVLRHAKRVSGFTHLSLNCLDVLTGLKTIKVCTAYDLNGETIYHYPASLKELEACKPIYEELPGWDEDITGVKTFEELPTNAQNYLRKLETLVGVKIATFSVGPDREQTNVIDHDIWG
- a CDS encoding bacteriocin immunity protein, with protein sequence MDMDAQKLFTLVDAAYNQPITNQPSDSYRQALLAAAIDLNNNVSPQQVTIKLYQAYYRNYMVPMTLPRQHRDLYQYVHTQLQCLTRTEQRNMALGYGLIATHLTFGPLN
- a CDS encoding GMP reductase, translated to MEIFDYEDIQLIPNKCVINSRSEADTTVELGGRRFKIPVVPANMATVINDDIAKWLASNDYFYIMHRFAPETRRAFIETMHAAQLYASISVGVKASEYDFINDLAVNQIVPEYITIDIAHGHADSVIAMIKHIKDVLPDSFVIAGNVATPAAVRDLENAGADATKVGVGPGKACITKVKTGFGTGGWQLAAVRWCAKAARKPIIADGGVRTNGDIAKSIRFGATMVMIGSMLAGHQESPGNILKIDGKTYKQYYGSASETQKGEHKNVEGKQMLVPYRGRLVDTLNEMQEDLQSSISYSGGRDLKAITKCDYVVVKNSIYNGD
- a CDS encoding phytoene/squalene synthase family protein; the encoded protein is MIQTNLKFEQHRADFDYCQSITKQSSNAFYTAFSKLPQTRAWSIYAVYAFCRTADDLVDIHHDIAGLVALRRSLTDFAAGHIPNHPMWRALAVVFETYDMNIDAFFDMLSGQEQDANFTQPTTQRELERYCYYVAGSVGLMILPMLATNHQTITQPAIHLGIAMQLTNILRDIGEDYQHGRIYLPTECLHHYQLQSTALGAHTPSTHFIELWEHEAQIAMTNYESALTMLPTIDPVARPSLLAATALYRELLIVAREQQYPVLTQRVFLTTNRKTQVLQQVATTIQALTIH
- a CDS encoding dihydrolipoyl dehydrogenase family protein yields the protein MTDKYDYDVLYIGAGHATFDGAAPLAKTGVRVGVIESDLIGGTCPNRGCNAKITLDEPVKLTREAARLNDILSSAPTINWTANVAHKQEIIDPLPTGLKARLEDGGATIIHGHATFKDTHTVVIDDQQTITAEKIVIATGLKPHRLDIPGTKLAHDSSDFMNLKQLPQNIVIIGAGYIGMEFATIANATGAKVTVMLHGDQALRDFYQPFVAQVVADLTERGVTFIKNANVQAFTQQDNQLQVSYGDHQQLTTDWILDATGRIPNLDGLGLDRIGVKYDRHGVSVNDHLQTNVPNIYAAGDVLANDLPKVTPAAYFESKYLMRLFSGQTNDPIDYPVIPSVVFTSPRIAQAGMKIPAAEKAGLTVSDNDLADYWYYQVSKEPIAASKQVHDQNGHLVGVTEISDQAEDAVNALLPAIEYQLDREQIERLIGIFPTIGYAAWHRA
- the purB gene encoding adenylosuccinate lyase — encoded protein: MIDRYTRPEMGKVWSLENQYQAWLEVEIAADEAWAELGKIPASDVAKIRENAKFDVDRIAEIEAVTHHDVVAFTRDVSESLGAERKWVHYGLTSTDVVDTAQGYRLKQANAIIRQDLQDLRATLAQQAKKYKYTVEMGRTHGVHAEPTTFGLKIARWYSEINRDIERFEHAAAGVEAGKISGAVGTFANIPPFVEEFVCKQLGLRAQEISTQVLPRDLHAEYIASLALIATSVEVFATEIRGLQKSETHEVEEFFNKGQKGSSAMPHKRNPIGSENVTGLARVIRGHMMTAYEDVPLWHERDISHSSAERIILPDTTILVDYILTRINKIIKTLTVFPERMKQNMDATYGLIYSQRVLLKLIDTGMSRESAYDLVQPLTAKSWDEQLQFKPLVEGNAEIREHLDQAAIDDAFDYHYHLRHVDDIFKRLGLDD
- a CDS encoding glycerate kinase, with amino-acid sequence MHALIAIDSFKNSITSIQANQLVAKRFAAHGITTTQVAIADGGEGTVAAWLANHAGGQAITASTVDLAQRPLTAMYGYFAAEKIAVIEVAAASGIQFVTPTLTPLVTNTYGTGMLIKDAIERGARKIILGLGGSGTVDGGAGILRALGYRFMAADGQELDMTGADLSRITRIDDQDILPQLAGVTFISAADVTNPLTGPNGAAKIFGPQKGLPADHVQTHDRALAHYMTVASGTVSAHEGDGAAGGIGFALRYFLHAQVQSGFQLLAAMSQLKTKVAQADLVISGEGQVDDQSFMGKVPIQLSQLAQTAGKPCYLLVGRQKGTNETFAKQGVTAVLPIVDQVMTLDQAMAQGPANLERMADRLARIISCS